GAGACCCTTTAAACGTGGATGCAGTTACTTTAATAGTATCCGAGATTTACTTTCATTCGGAAAAAAGACCATTAAGCCTGCATAACTAATCGGAGTTGGAGATGGCCGGCTCTGGAGGGTCGCCGGCGATGGAAGGAGATGGCGTTCGTCTTGATCCAGAGACAGAGGGAGGAGTTGGTGGTAACTCATTGGTGACACCACCGCCTGCTCTAATGGGTCCTGAGATCGCCAAGATGAGCATAGGGGAAGAAGGAGAACAAAGGGTTCGACCTCCTATGTCCAATATTAGCTCCAGGGAGATGGATACGCCACAGATACTGCGTTCACATGTAAGTCCAATCGATGCATTTTGATTATTgattgattatattgttgtgAACATATTCCATGGTACAAACAACAATGACAATGAAATAGCAGGCAAAAACCATTGATCCAACTATAGTGCCAACGGTAGGGATGACTTTCaaggatgttgatgatgcatataaattctataaaaggtatgcatatgaagttggatttccactGAAGAAATACAGAGAGAAGACATTCAGTAAGTGGATAAATTGTTCACGTGAAGGTAAAAGTGCAGCAAAATCTaatgatacacctaggatgaggAATAGATCTTCGGGGCGTACACAATGCAAAGCTggaataaaattaaaaaaaatatatGATGATGAAAACAAAATGGTTGTAGCTACAAAAATTGAACTGGTAAACTTGGAGCATAaccatgagttcataactgacgaaGCAGAGAAACAACATTTACGTTGCAACAAAATTAGGGATGCTGAGTTCATAAATTTTGTGGATGCAATGCATGATAGACGAGTGCCGCAGCATTGCATAGTTGATTTCATATCAGAAATGCATGATGGGCCGGAGAACGTACCGGTAACTGCTCAAGATCTAAAAAACATGTAAGCAATACTTTTTGGTTACATGTGTATATATCAATAGCCAGGAATATTACTATAGTAAATGTGTGTGTAACAATTTTATTGCAAACAAATGTAGGAGGGCAGCCAGGAGAAGAGAAAATTGCTCAAATGATGTAGCCAAACTTTTGGCTTTCTTTAGAGAATGCAAGAAACAGAATCCACAATTTTTTTGTGATTTCCAGCTAGACGATGATGGGAAAATAGTTAGTATTTTTTGGTCACACGCAAGTATGCAGGGAGAATACGCAGATTATGGTGATGCTGTGACATTTGATACAACACACAAGACAAATATATATGATAAACCACTGGGCATGTTTGTTGGAGCTAACAGCCATCTGCAGTGTACAGTGTTTGGATTTGTTTTGTTGGGAGATGAAACTGTACATACTTTTGAATGGGCTTTCAATTCATTCAAAACATGTATGGGATGCGAGGGTCCAAGAGTTATGCTTACATGTATGTGATATATAAATTTGTTATGCAAAACAGTGAATTAATTTATTGTGAAAATAACTGAATAATCTGTGAACAattgcagatcaagatcctgcaatgccaaTTGCTCTGAGAACTGTATTTCCAAAAACAGTTCACAGACTGTGCTTATGGCATGTACAGAACAGATTTATGCCATTCCTGAATGAGATATATGTCAGGTTTGCTGTTAAGGATTTTAAAACCACATTCCAGTCTATTATACATCATCCATTAACTCCTCATGAGTTTGAATGTGCCTGGGAAATGATGCTAGAGGAGTTCAATCTTCATGAAGATATGACTCTACGCAAATTATATGAAATAAGAAAAGAATGGATACCTGCATTTTTTAAAAATGACTTCTGTGGGGTAATGGTATCTACACAACGAAGTGAGAGCATGAACAGATTAGTGAAGCAATCACATGTAGATGCGAACACCCCACTGCATGAGTTCGCTAAACAAATGATGAAAATGTTGCACAACAGGAAAATGAAAGAATCAAAGGAGGCATTGGTGAGCAAGGTATGTCGTGCTTGTTAGCAATAACGGTTTGCATACAATTATGTAAATAATTTGTTTAATTATGATAATAATGTGTTATAGGCACCAAGGACAACAGATACATTGTATAGGTTCGAAGTGAGAGTCTCAAGAGCGTACACAAGAGCTGTTATGAATAGATTCGAGGAATCAATGAAATACGCCACTGCATACAAAATATTAAAGGACCCAGACGGATGTGATAATGAATGGATCGTACAGCATACAAAACGGTCTAACAAAATTGTGTGGGGACAACATCAATTCAAGATAACAGCAGACATAGAAGCTGGGGAGTatacatgcgagtgcaaacagtggGAACATACATGTTTGTACGTATTATGTTGGTTAGCATAAAAAATTTGCATAATAGATAATTTGATGATTGTAGTACAAATTAATGTATATTTTTGAAATAATGGTTCGTTTTCATGTTTTCAGGTCTATTGTGTGTTCATCTTTTAAGAGCCTTCATGCATCTTCAAGTTGAAAAGATACCTTCAAAGTATATATTGCAAAGGTACACTGTCTCATCAAGAAAAGATGTTCCATTTGAAAGAATTGATAAGAGCTTCAGGGGGAAGGATGGAGTTACTAAATCATACAGACAGAAAATGTTGTTAACGAAAACAATGAAAGTAGTTCGCCAGGCGTGTATGTCAAAAGCAGGGTACGATAAGGCAATGGATGTGTTGGATGAGCTCGATGTCGTTCTAAGCCGATTGGAGCCAGATATTGGATGTAATGAGTCAACAGATGTTAGTgataatgaggaagacaaggtaaTAATATTGCAGATGTTTTAGTGTTATACTATTTGTAACATAAATTATGCATAGTAACATGTTATTTTGTACCAAGAAGAAGAGTTGAATAAAAATAATGCTGGCGATGGGATGGAAGATGACAATACAATTACATGTCATAATAAGGTATGtaaaagatatatatatatataagcttGCATGAAGTATTGTATATAATGAATATATAATATCAATGTAATAAGCAAATAATATTTTGTAGGATTCGCATAACACCAGGACTGGATGTGAACATGCGTTAACAATAATAACAACTGGTAACCAGGTACATAttaaaataatattgtttatttgtctaaaatgaaaatatatatttatGCTGCATGTAAATGTTGATGTATTTGGGTTGGGCTTTAAAGGAGGACAACATGAGAATTTCACATGAGGTTGGTGATACAAGTTCTCCGTGTCACGTAGCACATGAACAAATTGAACATATTGCTGCATCCTCAGAAGCTAAAAAGGTGAGCATTGATAAATGATTTTACTGATTGGTATAAATATATGTAAATATGCGTATACTAAATAGTAACGTCTATTATTATGCAGAGGTTGAATTTTAATgtggatgttataaatctgagTATGCCGGATCGTGCAAGACCAAAGGGCCGGACAATCAAAAATTCAGAAGATAGGGTTATGAGACTAGGTGCGAAAGGAGAGAAAAAGAAGAATAGGAGATGCCATTTGTGTGGAATAGCAGATGGGCATAACAGCAGAACATGTCTGTCTGTGGAAGAGAACAGGGCAAGGCTAGCAAAACTGTCTAATCGAAAGAGAGGACGACCAGCCGGATCAAGACTAAACAATAAAACAACTGCTCCACAGTGGAATGAAACATCGACTGCAAAAAAACATCGTATTGATGAAGAAGTGGAAAATGAAGAAGCCGATGAGCATATGGATTTGGGCGAATAATTTGAAGTGTGACTAAAGAGTGGTCGATTTAGTAGAAACTTGTAATAGCACAATGACTTATGCTTTAGTTTGTTGGAAATTAAATAGTTTGCATGACAGGGTTATATAATTCGTTGATATAAAACTATAAAATGTTGCGTAAATATAGACAATTACACAAATTATGTAACTAAATATGTACAACAAATTGGCATTGAACGTTTAGCAATCGGAAGGTCTGGACATTAATGTTATATAAAACTGTATACACTTAACAATACTAATCAAATGGGAGTGCATACGTCGGTTTCACACTTCAAATACAACAAACAAGATATAGCATAAACACTTGTTACAATTAGCATAATTAGCATGAAAATGTATAAAAGATGAACCTAATGTATATAAAATAAGGAAGTATATATTATGCATAAAACTTGAATATTGAAACAATATGATAATACAAATAAGCCAAACATTGGAAGCCAAAAGATTAACCTACTCACAAACTGCAGATGAAAACAGCATAGAATTTGTTAACATATAACATAAATAGACATTCTGGTAACAATTATGTTTGATACACTTCAGATAAAAACTGATGCGAAGTAGCATAGACATTAGCCACATTGAACATAAGTGGCACACAGAGTTTCAAACACATTATCAGAGGCCTGACATAAGTGACTTAACAAGTAACATAAACAGTTTTGTGCATCCCACAGGGAATCATGTTCAACTATGCTATCTAAGTCTTGGCTTTCAAACAGCGGCGTCTCCTTGGAGAATACTTGAAAGGCAGCAGTTCTGCAGGAAGGGGGGCAACCATGTTGTTGCGATGAAAGGTAAGGTAATGCAGAACAAAGGCACGTTGGTCCAATGGTTCATCCTGAAATAGCCATAATATCAAATTAATGGTAGAATATAATCTGAAGGAGTAATATATGCAAGATTAGAAGACTAATTTAGTGACATACCGGAGTATAAAATTCTGATGAGTCGCCATCATCAAAATCGTAGTAGCGGAGGAAGTTTGCGACAAAAAAACCACAATCATTTGACCCTGGTGTCATGGTTGGACAATTGGGAAGGAGCCCAATCTTGTAGTTGCCAAACTTTGGTACAGTTGACTCAGGTCGAGCTTCATGTAAGGCAATGCTAAGTCTTCTCATTATTAATCTGGACCAAGGTATCTTCGTTCCATTTATCACCATTTGATCATTATGGATTTGTTTCCATGTAGTGCCTCCAAGCAATGTACCATAAGGATTTGAATCTAAGATGTCTATTCGACGACGTTCAAAATTGATTGCATAAAGGGTCCAGTGGCTTTGGCGTAGCATAGGAACCAGGATCTGTTAAATATATATGTGAAATTATGAATGATTTATACTATGCATATGAAAAATTAAAACTAATACAGCATAAAACTAGTGACCAAAAGTACATTCTAACATTTGTACAAATGAAAATGATTAGAACTAACCAATTTAATCTGGTTAAGAACATCATCTGAAGGTAGGGTCGGTTCAAGATGTTCTTTAAGAAGTGATGTTGTGAAGGGCTGTGGATTTGAACTGTGTTGTTCAAACTCCTCGATATTCAAAACGGTCTGGACAAAGAAAATAAATTGATTAGTATTATATATTTATACAGTAAGTGTTGCAATAATATACAAAGTTGTGGAGAAACAATTACCCCAACGTTGACATTCAGTATTAGAGTGTTGATTACAGAATCTGGATTGTATAATACATCATCCTGACGAATACAGTCGATAAATCCCTGCATGAAAGTATTCTCAAGACATTTGTTGGGACCAAACGACTGGACAACATCAAGGACAGACCCTCCAAatcctccaaaattaatgatagaCCTGGGGAAAAAACTTTGATTACAATTCTTCTAATTATACTTAATTGGAATTTGAATAACTAGTACATACATGCTCGGATCTAGTTTTCCTGACAAAATGAACTTAAGCAGGTTGCGAGCACAGTCTTCACGTGACACGTGGGGATGTTCAGCGACCGCAGCTTTACATGAACTATCCTTTGCAACCAGGTCAGTGGTTGCCTAATATATGAATAAAAGTTAGTAAACAGTTGCATAAATATGTATGTCTTAGTGTAtaaataggaaaaatatgaaaatgaCAACATGTCTTACATCTGTCAGTGGGGTTTTATCGAACAGAGGTGCACCAGATACAGGAGTATCATGTGTAACAGATTTTTGTCCTTCCTGTAACCAATAAATTTATTAATGTAAACGTAATGAAACATAGGGAATAATTAATATTAGCATAATATGATGAAGGTGTAAGTACTTACACTATTTATATCTGGTGTTAACTTAGGAGCAGCAGGCTTGTCTGTTGTGGGAGCCTGGGGATTTAAAAAAATAAAGCATGCATATATATTAATGTTACTTGCATACATTGTGAATGAAATTATAATAATTGTGATATATGGAAGTCAAACATTAGATGTTGGAGTCTTGTCAAAAATAGGGGCATCCATAACTTCAGCTTTTTTGCAGACGTTCCCACTGACAATCTATAATGGAAACAAATGAGATTTGAGTAAACAGTAACTTGTATGCAGAATAGAATATATGCATAGTATATATAGTTTGTATGAGAAAACTTACATCATCTGATACTTTGATATGATCAGTAGGAACATGGCTTTCCTGATCATGTTGTTGTTTATCAGGTGTTTGAACAGTTGGTGTGGATACTGGATCATTTGATGGAGGCATTGAGGTAGTGGGGGGGTTATCTACATTTGGAACATATAATAATTTAGTAGTTGTTACTGAAATATAACTGCATTATAAATGTATCGTTATAAAAAAATGGTTAAACATACACATTTGCAAACTACATCAGTATACTATCAGGATGCATAAATAAAATACAGTTTTCAAAAATGAAATACACTGAAAAAATATGTTGCTGCTTGTATGAGTATAAAttaatatatatattattttccaGGAAATAATTGGTGAACTTGATTAGTTTAAAAAAATAAACATAAATACTAAAACCTTCTGACTGTGGATCGCGCTGCGTTGCAGCTCTCAGAACTTCATCGATCATTTCACCAAATGTTTCAGAGAGTTCAATCTGCTTCGAAACAATCATCTGATGGCTCAGCTGTAGGGAATCACAGTATTTATCCACCTCTTTGTCATGAGCATCAAACAATGATTGAAACATTGGACGCTGCTGGGAGGGCAAACATTGCAACTTGTTGCCAATCAAATTATTGATATGTGGCACATATATGTTGAAAACGGCAGAAGCAGGCCGTTCTGGAGCAATGACGTAACACGTTTCTGAACGGCTACGAAACTGTATAAAGTAATATAGAACAGTTAGCAGTAATAATATTTTAACATCTGCATAACAGGACAAAAATTTGTTTATGTCTAACCTCTGCATATCCGAATGGTTCACCAGTTTTACGGGGGGGGGGCGCCTGTCACCACGAGCCAACTCTTTTATGGTCTCATTGTCAAAAAACTTAATGCGTGGAGTACCATATTTGTTAACAGGAGATGCAGGGTGATGTAGGTGATCAAGGTAGTAAATCTGAAAAAAGGAATGCACAAATATATAAAATTAGTACATAACAACTATttgcatatcatatatatgcaCAGTAAACAAAAAAAATACTTACCAGCACAATGAGTGAGCATCCATATATTGTTGCTGTGATGTTTGTTTTGTTCCTTTTATGCCAACGTGCGGCAGCATCACACAAATCCGTGTAAACTAGTTGGCACCAGTCAATATCAGACATTCGGGCCATGTTTGAAGTCATGAGTACCTCATTGTTTGTGATGCcccaagaagcagaaggaaaaAGAAGCCGATTGAATAGAATCAGAAAAAACATCTAATTGATAGCTCATCATCGTTGCCAAGCACTATCTTGTCTTGAAGCTTGACAACATCAAATTCTTCTTTACCAACATTGAGATCACGTCTCAGTTTTGCAGCAGCATCCACTTCGCCATACCAATCAGTAAACTCCCTGCCTCCTCCAGCACATGGCAAACCCAAAATCAGATGAACTGTATCTTTTGTTATTTTCAGTTCCTTGCCAGCCCCTGGGCGTATGGTCATGTCATGAGGATCCAATTTATCCATCAACCACCTGATGAGTGATCGGCTCTCTAAGGCATCAGTTCGCAAATCAAATAT
This portion of the Zea mays cultivar B73 chromosome 2, Zm-B73-REFERENCE-NAM-5.0, whole genome shotgun sequence genome encodes:
- the LOC103646804 gene encoding uncharacterized protein — encoded protein: MEDDNTITCHNKDSHNTRTGCEHALTIITTGNQEDNMRISHEVGDTSSPCHVAHEQIEHIAASSEAKKRLNFNVDVINLSMPDRARPKGRTIKNSEDRVMRLGAKGEKKKNRRCHLCGIADGHNSRTCLSVEENRARLAKLSNRKRGRPAGSRLNNKTTAPQWNETSTAKKHRIDEEVENEEADEHMDLGE